The region GGACCACTCGGGACTCATCTGCGCGACGAACAGGCTCTCGCCCTCCGGGACGTGGCCCGCTTTGCACTCCTCGCGGGAGAGCCACCCTATCTCGTGGTCCTTGTCCGCGTTCACGAGGCCGTACCACGGGAACTCCTCGCGGAACGGGTAGTGGAGGACGACGGTCTCGATGGTCCGGTACGGGACCGAATCGACCGCCCGCCGCACGTCGTCCAACCGGTCGTCGTCCCAGTGGGTCATATCGAGGAGCGCGGCGGTCTGCGGCGCGGGCGGCGTCAGGAGGATGGCGTCGAACGGGCCGAACTCCCCGCCCTCGACGCACGAGAACGTCCACCCCTCGCCCTCGCGCGCGACGGTTTCGACACGCGTTCGCGTCCGCACCTCGGCGTCGGTTCGGTCGAGGAGGCGCTTCCCGAGTTGCGTGATTCCCTCCGTCCACGTCCACTTCTCGGGGGCGTTCTCCGCCTCGTCGCCCTCCGAAACCTCCCCGTCGGCGTCGAACGTCCACACGGGGTCCTCGATGTCGACGAGACCCTCCGCTCCGAGTTCGGGAATCAGCGCCCCCGTCCGCCCGTCGGCGTTCTTCACGTAGTTCGCGCCGTGGTCGTAGCGGCACCCGCGCCGTCGCCGCGTCGCGGCCCGCCCGCCGACGCCGCCGCTTTTCTCCAGTATCGTCACCTCGGCGTCGGCGTCCGCCGTCGCGAGGGCGTACGCGGCCCCGACGCCCGCCGCCCCCGCACCGACGATACCGACGCGTCGCGTCACGTCTCGCACCCGCCGTCTCGCGGCGCGATTCGGTCGATATCACGGCCCGTCGTCCCGCAGTGGCTCGATCTCCTCGGGCGTCGCATGGACGGCCGTAGGGGCGCACCCCGCATTACGGTTCGGGACGAACCCCGAACCTCAAACCCCTGCGGTCCGCCCGAGGAGGTATGGACGACGAACCGGCGATTCCGACGCTCGGAGAGGCGGACGTGCCCGCACTCGGACTGGGGACGATGGGTCTCGACACGCCCTCGGAGGCGGAGGCGGTGACGGCGGCGTTGGAGATGGGCTACCGCCACGTCGACACCGCACAGATTTACGACAACGAGTCCGTCGTCGGCGACGCGATAGCGGCGGCCGACGTTCCGCGCGACGAGGTGTTTCTCGCCACGAAGGTGTGGGCGGACAACCTCGGGTACGACGACGTGCTATCGAGCACGCGCGAGAGTATGGACCGACTCGGCGTGGACTCCCTCGACCTGTTGTACGTCCACCGCCCCATCGACGCCTACGACCCCGAAGAGACGTTCGCGGCGTTCGACCGCCTCCGCGAGGAGGGCCTGATTCGCCGCGTCGGCGTGAGCAACTTCAGCGTCGCGGAGTTGGCGACGGCGCGGGACCACCTCGATTCGCCGATAGCGGCCCACCAGACGGAGTACCACCCGCTTTTCGCCCGTCCGGAACTCCTCGAAGACGCGCGGGAACACGGCACCGTCCCGGTGGCGTACTCGCCGATGGCGGGCGGGGCGGTGACCCGGGTCGAGGAAGTCGTCGCGGTGGCCGAGAAACACGAGACGACGCCGCAGGCGGTCAGTCTCGCGTGGTTGCGGGCGAAAGGGATGGCGGTCATCCCGAAGTCGAGTTCGGCGGACCACCTCCGCGCGAACCTCGATGCGGTGACGTCTCTGACCCTCGACGAGGAGGACGTGGCGCGAATCGACGGCGTCGAACGCGAGGTGGAACTGTACCCCGAGTGACCGGTTCGGCCTCCTCGTCCCCGGAATTGTTATAACCCAGTCTTCGGAGAGTACCCCTATGCGGATTCCGAGTGGGGTTAGCGGGTTCGACCATCTCATCGAAGGTGGGTTCCTCCCCCAACGACTCTACGTATTGTCAGGTCCGCCGGGAAGTGGCAAGACCACGTTCACGGCGCAGTTCATCGCGGAGGGACTTCGTAACGGCGAGAACTGCATGTACATCACGATGCACGAGACGAAAGAGGAACTCGTAAACGACATGTCGGGGTACGACTTCGGCTTCGAGACCCTCACGTCGTCCGAGCAGTTCCGATTCATCAACCTCGTGAGCCAGAAGGGCAAGCACCTGCTGAACCAGTTCTCGCAGGGGAACAACCCATCCAGCGTGCAGAGTCTCACGGACAAGATCGTCGCGTTCGTCAACTCGCGGCAGGTGGACCGCCTCGTCGTCGACTCGACGATGCTGCTCCGCCTGTTCTTCGCGGGCGGCGACGAGGAGATGACGCGCTTTCTCACCGCGTTGAAGCAGGGCGAAGCGACGACGCTCCTCATCTCCGAGATGACCGACCCGAGTTCGTACTCCGACGAGCACTATCTCGCACACGGCGTCATCTTCTTCCACAACTACCTCGAAGCGACGGGGATGACGCGCGGGATACAGGTGGTGAAGATGCGCGGGACGGACATCGACTGCGACATCCGGTCGCTCGAGTTCTCCGACGACGGATTGGTGGTAG is a window of Halopelagius longus DNA encoding:
- a CDS encoding NAD(P)/FAD-dependent oxidoreductase — its product is MTRRVGIVGAGAAGVGAAYALATADADAEVTILEKSGGVGGRAATRRRRGCRYDHGANYVKNADGRTGALIPELGAEGLVDIEDPVWTFDADGEVSEGDEAENAPEKWTWTEGITQLGKRLLDRTDAEVRTRTRVETVAREGEGWTFSCVEGGEFGPFDAILLTPPAPQTAALLDMTHWDDDRLDDVRRAVDSVPYRTIETVVLHYPFREEFPWYGLVNADKDHEIGWLSREECKAGHVPEGESLFVAQMSPEWSAERYAEPVEEVAPAAAGLVAELLGDDRYRAPDWTDDQGWRLALPDEGVDEDAVRSTEDAGLYFAGDWVAGEGRVHRALWNGYDAGERIADGV
- a CDS encoding aldo/keto reductase; protein product: MDDEPAIPTLGEADVPALGLGTMGLDTPSEAEAVTAALEMGYRHVDTAQIYDNESVVGDAIAAADVPRDEVFLATKVWADNLGYDDVLSSTRESMDRLGVDSLDLLYVHRPIDAYDPEETFAAFDRLREEGLIRRVGVSNFSVAELATARDHLDSPIAAHQTEYHPLFARPELLEDAREHGTVPVAYSPMAGGAVTRVEEVVAVAEKHETTPQAVSLAWLRAKGMAVIPKSSSADHLRANLDAVTSLTLDEEDVARIDGVEREVELYPE
- a CDS encoding RAD55 family ATPase, producing the protein MRIPSGVSGFDHLIEGGFLPQRLYVLSGPPGSGKTTFTAQFIAEGLRNGENCMYITMHETKEELVNDMSGYDFGFETLTSSEQFRFINLVSQKGKHLLNQFSQGNNPSSVQSLTDKIVAFVNSRQVDRLVVDSTMLLRLFFAGGDEEMTRFLTALKQGEATTLLISEMTDPSSYSDEHYLAHGVIFFHNYLEATGMTRGIQVVKMRGTDIDCDIRSLEFSDDGLVVDPAKRVDL